In uncultured Fibrobacter sp., the genomic window TATTCCCGAGTCTATCGAAACAGAATTTGTTAAAAATGAATTTGGCACCACTAAATTTGTCGGCCCGGCGAAGGCTGTAATTGGCAATAACCTAATGCCGCGTAGCTACGATTTAAAAGGTCGTAACATGCATGGAAAAATAAAGGCTAAAGGTGTTTACTATGAAAAAAGAAATTAAGCGTAAAAAGAACTATTCTAAGCCGACAATGACGGTGCAAAAGCTTAAACAGAATGTTGTCTTGCTAGGCAGTTCTAACAACGACGATATTGTTAATGTTGAATTTGTAAAGTAGTACAAGACAAAAAAAACACCCTGCCGAAGCAGGGTGTCCAAACTCTTGGTTTGAGTGGTTACTACCTGGAGTAGTATTCCACGACGAGCTGTTCTTCCAGCTTGACCGGAATCTGTTCGCGGAGCGGGAGCTTCACGAGCGTGCCTTCCATCTTGCCGGCGTCGACAGTCACGTATTCAGGGACAGCCGGAGCGTTAGCAATGGCTTCCTTGATCTGCACGTGTTCCTTAGAGCCTTCGCGAACTGCAATCACGTCACCGGCCTTGATCTGGCGAGACGGAGAGTAGCTGCGGACACCGTTCACGGTGAAGTGGCCGTGAGCGACATACTGGCGAGCTGCAAAAATCGTGCGAGCAAAACCCATGCGGTAGACAAGGGCGTCAAGACGGGTTTCGAGCAAAATCATCAGGTTGTCACCAGCAGAACCGGCGCGACGGTTGGCTTCGTCATAAGCCTTGGCCAACTGAGCTTCGGAAATGTTGTAGGTGAAACGCAGACGCTGCTTTTCGACGAGCTGCTGCTTGTACACGGAAGAAGACTTCTTGCGGGTCTGGCCATGCTGGCCGGGTGCAAAGTTACGGCGATCGAGAGCCTTCTGAGTCTTCTGAGAGACGGCGAGTCCGAGAGAACGGGCTACCTTACCTTTTGGTCCACGGAAAGAGGACATTTTTACCTCGTTAAAGGAAGCTCTTTGGTTAACATGCATGTTGGCAGAGCTTGGCGCGACATGCACTCATTGGTGCGACATATATAGAAATAAATCTGCCGATTTTCAACTGAATCACCCCAAAAACAGCCCGAACCACCCCTTTAGGTCGCCACTTTATTATATTAGGGCCATGGATTGGAACGAAAATCAGCTAAAAGAACCGCGTTTGATTGATATCCCTATTGCCCACGACCAGCGGGGTAACCTGAGCGTGGTCGAGGGGGGCGAACTGGTACCTTTTGATATCAAGCGCGTGTACTACCTGTATGACGTTCCCGGCGGAACGACCCGTGGCGGTCATGCCCATAGGAACCTCCGCCAGCTGATTATTGCTGCCAGTGGCAGTTTCGATGTGATTCTGGATGACGGCAAAAAGCGTTCCAAGTATTCTTTGA contains:
- the rpsD gene encoding 30S ribosomal protein S4, which codes for MSSFRGPKGKVARSLGLAVSQKTQKALDRRNFAPGQHGQTRKKSSSVYKQQLVEKQRLRFTYNISEAQLAKAYDEANRRAGSAGDNLMILLETRLDALVYRMGFARTIFAARQYVAHGHFTVNGVRSYSPSRQIKAGDVIAVREGSKEHVQIKEAIANAPAVPEYVTVDAGKMEGTLVKLPLREQIPVKLEEQLVVEYYSR
- a CDS encoding FdtA/QdtA family cupin domain-containing protein; translated protein: MDWNENQLKEPRLIDIPIAHDQRGNLSVVEGGELVPFDIKRVYYLYDVPGGTTRGGHAHRNLRQLIIAASGSFDVILDDGKKRSKYSLNRSYHGLYIPTMHWREIENFSSGAVCMVLASEHYDESDYIYDYEDFKKEVTSRI